In a genomic window of Carassius gibelio isolate Cgi1373 ecotype wild population from Czech Republic chromosome A3, carGib1.2-hapl.c, whole genome shotgun sequence:
- the LOC127944365 gene encoding pre-mRNA splicing regulator USH1G-like, whose translation MNDKYHKAARDGYLDLLKEATRRDLNAPDEDGMTPTLWAAYHGNLEALRLIVGRGGNPDKCDIWGNTPLHLAASNGHLNCLSFLVSFGANVWCLDNDYHTPLDMAATKNHMACVRYLDSIAAKQTTLNPKLVSKLKDRAFRDAERRIKDCVKLQQKHRRRMERKFQRDTMEASVSDAMSFSSYASSTLSRKLHHFNTATNVPYSQATLHATARGKTKIQKKLEKKKQGDGTFKIYEDGRKSVRSLSGLQLGNDVMFLKQGTYVNPKDRTRRNIRDMFRNDNEDAVSRAISEPDLHGHDVDYSEISTDSGHDSLFNRPGLGTMVFRRNYVSGGLFGIGSRDEGSLASSQRVDNVRLRSRMHREPGLDDDSIGSAHSLQERNIQELPWEEVELGLDDDDEPDTSPLEVFLATQNMNEFIPIFKREKIDLDALLLCSDNDLKSIHIPLGPRKKIIDSCQRRLETLEEPGCIEDTEL comes from the exons ATGAATGACAAATACCACAAGGCAGCTCGGGATGGCTACCTTGATTTGCTGAAAGAAGCGACGCGGAGGGACCTGAACGCCCCGGATGAAGATGGCATGACACCGACTCTATGGGCCGCTTACCACGGCAACCTGGAGGCGCTTCGGCTGATTGTAGGGAGAGG GGGGAACCCAGATAAGTGTGACATATGGGGGAACACGCCACTCCACCTGGCTGCCTCCAATGGCCATCTCAACTGCCTGTCCTTCCTGGTGTCGTTTGGTGCCAATGTGTGGTGCCTGGACAACGACTACCACACGCCTCTGGACATGGCTGCCACCAAGAACCACATGGCTTGCGTGCGCTATCTGGACTCCATCGCTGCCAAGCAGACAACCCTCAACCCCAAGCTAGTAAGCAAACTGAAGGACCGGGCTTTCCGTGATGCTGAACGGCGCATCAAGGATTGCGTTAAACTGCAGCAGAAGCACCGGCGGCGCATGGAGCGTAAATTTCAGAGAGACACAATGGAAGCATCGGTCTCTGATGCCATGAGCTTCTCCAGCTATGCCAGCAGCACCTTGAGTCGCAAGTTACACCACTTCAACACTGCCACTAATGTGCCATACTCCCAG GCTACTCTCCATGCCACAGCCAGGGGCAAAACCAAGATCCAGAAGAAGCTTGAGAAGAAGAAGCAAGGTGACGGGACATTCAAGATTTACGAAGATGGCAGGAAGAGTGTCCGCTCTTTGTCTGGCCTTCAGCTAGGCAACGACGTCATGTTTCTGAAGCAGGGAACGTACGTCAACCCTAAGGATCGGACTCGTCGTAACATCCGTGATATGTTCCGTAACGACAACGAGGATGCTGTCTCACGTGCCATCAGTGAACCCGACCTGCACGGCCATGATGTAGACTACTCAGAGATCAGCACAGACTCGGGCCATGACTCGCTCTTCAACCGGCCCGGCCTGGGCACCATGGTTTTTCGTCGCAACTATGTGAGCGGTGGACTTTTTGGCATCGGTAGCAGAGATGAAGGCAGTCTAGCAAGCAGCCAGCGTGTTGATAACGTGCGCCTCCGCAGTCGGATGCATCGCGAGCCCGGCCTGGATGATGATAGCATCGGAAGCGCCCATAGCCTGCAAGAGAGGAACATACAGGAGCTGCCATGGGAAGAGGTGGAGTTGGGGCTGGATGACGATGATGAGCCTGACACTAGCCCTCTGGAAGTGTTCCTAGCCACACAAAACATGAACGAGTTCATTCCTATCTTCAAACGGGAAAAGATTGACCTGGATGCCCTGTTGCTGTGCTCAGATAATGACCTCAAGAGCATTCACATCCCCTTGGGGCCTCGCAAGAAGATCATAGACAGCTGTCAGCGCCGATTGGAGACCTTGGAGGAGCCAGGCTGCATAGAAGACACTGAGTTGTGA
- the LOC127944346 gene encoding proton channel OTOP2-like has protein sequence MRWHAPQQASGLCLCSSNSGNMTTKKDLEAIENQISTIQVSSHEETVDPVLAHGGFKTMEQRRNWGWLLSGFISLNILLLGIAIVSGSVFNKVQITSSHLLIFLIFLVILTTIWMVYYKIHTSRVCNAVLYKDSHAGPIWLRGGLVLFGICSVIMDIFKIVYYVGRKDCESPVKIAFPVVQALFVIVQTYVLWVHAKDCVQIQKIITGCGLMLTLSTNLTVWMMAVTEESLHQTVAPVNPSSNISSNGGHRSNVTSQGRSGNSECKCIHDMCDVFEKAYFYLYPFNIEYSLFASAMSYVMWKNIGRQMDEHHSHNLHFSLWDVLIGPVAGLIILVAGLATFVMYEVDVAKEDPKKKEEALIMHYTMNIVALLLMSIATLVGCIIFRMDKRDPVSAKSPTRSLDVGLIVGSSLGQYLIYYFSIVALLASGVQGHVNRLDLTNSILTVIQLCLQNAFLIKGLHREPFKETETASVFTNVMAVRERDLERRSSSIVPAHTLPMPLKLLQGQLPWKRRILKEICTFLLFCNVILWIISAFGARPQFDNTVGSDIFEFQTWAAVVNIGMPFGIFYRMHSVASLFEVCLIS, from the exons ATGAGGTGGCACGCTCCTCAGCAGGCCAGCGGTTTATGCTTGTG CTCTTCTAATTCAGGAAACATGACGACAAAGAAAGACCTTGAAGCCATCGAGAACCAGATATCCACCATTCAGGTTAGCTCCCATGAAGAGACGGTCGATCCGGTACTTGCCCATGGAGGGTTCAAAACAATGGAGCAGAGACGCAACTGGGGATGGCTTCTGTCTGGATTCATCTCCTTAAACATCCTGCTCCTGGGAATCGCCATCGTGAGCGGGAGCGTCTTCAACAAGGTCCAGATCACCTCTTCTCATCTCCTGATTTTCCTCATCTTCCTCGTCATTCTCACCACCATATGGATGGTTTACTACAAAATCCATACTTCCAGGGTATGCAATGCAGTGCTCTACAAAGACAGCCATGCTGGACCAATTTGGCTGAGAG GTGGACTGGTTCTTTTTGGCATCTGCAGTGTAATCATGGATATTTTTAAGATTGTTTATTACGTGGGTCGTAAAGACTGCGAGTCGCCGGTGAAGATAGCCTTCCCTGTTGTGCAAGctctgtttgtcattgtgcag ACGTACGTCCTCTGGGTTCATGCAAAAGACTGCGTGCAGATACAGAAGATCATCACAGG TTGTGGTCTGATGTTGACGCTGTCTACAAACCTCACGGTGTGGATGATGGCGGTGACAGAGGAGTCGCTCCATCAAACAGTGGCTCCAGTCAACCCTTCATCCAACATTTCTTCAAACGGCGGTCACAGATCCAATGTCACATCACAAG GCCGCTCTGGAAACagtgaatgtaaatgtattcatgaCATGTGCGATGTCTTTGAGAAGGCCTACTTCTACCTGTATCCCTTCAACATCGAGTACAGCCTCTTTGCATCAGCCATGTCCTACGTCATGTGGAAAAACATTGGTCGCCAGATGGATGAACACCACAGCCACAATCTGCACTTCAGTCTGTGGGACGTTCTGATTGGTCCGGTTGCTGGTCTGATCATTCTGGTGGCGGGCCTGGCTACGTTTGTGATGTACGAAGTGGATGTGGCCAAGGAGGATCCGAAAAAGAAGGAGGAAGCTCTGATAATGCATTACACCATGAACATAGTCGCCCTCCTTCTGATGTCCATTGCAACTCTGGTTGGTTGTATAATCTTCCGGATGGATAAGAGGGATCCGGTGTCTGCGAAGAGCCCTACGCGGAGTCTGGACGTGGGACTGATTGTGGGATCGTCCCTGGGCCAGTACCTCATTTATTACTTCTCTATAGTAGCTCTTCTGGCATCAGGAGTCCAGGGGCACGTAAATAGGCTGGACCTGACCAATTCtattctgactgtgatccagttGTGCCTACAGAATGCCTTCCTCATCAAGGGCCTCCATCGGGAGCCTTTCAAAGAGACGGAGACTGCCTCCGTCTTCACCAACGTCATGGCTGTAAGAGAAAGAGACCTGGAAAGACGGAGCAGCTCTATCGTCCCAGCTCACACGCTTCCCATGCCGTTGAAGTTGCTTCAGGGTCAACTCCCCTGGAAGAGGAGGATCCTGAAGGAGATCTGCACCTTCCTGCTATTCTGCAATGTCATT CTTTGGATTATTTCAGCCTTTGGAGCCCGGCCTCAGTTTGACAACACCGTTGGATCAGACATATTTGAATTCCAAACGTGGGCAGCAGTTGTGAATATTGGAATGCCATTTGGGATCTTCTACCGAATGCACTCAGTGGCTAGTCTGTTTGAGGTGTGCCTCATCTCGTAA
- the LOC127956978 gene encoding protein amnionless-like, with translation MTVTFFIHLIQAAPSHSHLKSEHSCDSRTVSDRPKVTLSFFLHIPFTMALRHNVLVFLCILPFANALYKQWIPDTNFENATNWDKGSVPCGNDQVVFLAQRKVSVYVETAHTIAGMSLPVDGELILASGAGFTVREGGDPGCGSGVTAHFKDPESLKWFDPSMWVAATTIDDLHRGTYQFSVHEESVPCQYDDVVFREGTSFRVDLSSDHDVPVKSVSVFGKKFTSSFEFSQYLTSNSGKLQFHGSSTLKVGSSGCDDNTGCICDNSGNRDKICSNVKCDSLECKKPLHPVGHCCDVCGAIVNVEFSSSFNFESYRQRLQHLFLNQHKYESTQMAMSKVSKEQRLLRVIPFGATQEIQVVLLDQKTGQDAGKLAEALARDVVRDVHNHGLNFGITSAEFQASSGASSSEAAGNSAGVVVGAVLGSLLGVGLLAVVVLLYRRGIVKIPRIPSIPSFTKWKNSSDIGELGGTLDQGFDNPMFDKPTMMPEEPGLYGTEMTNSITLTQSGVHFVNPVYDETDFSA, from the exons ATGACTGTGACCTTCTTCATCCACCTGATTCAAGCCGCCCCGTCACAttcgcat TTAAAGAGTGAGCACTCATGTGATAGTCGCACCGTTAGTGACCGACCAAAGGTCACTCTGTCTTTCTTCCTACACATTCCTTTCACCATGGCTCTTCGACACAATGTCTTGGTTTTCCTTTGCATTTTACCTTTTGCTAACGCACTCTACAAGCAATGGATTCCAGACACCAATTTTGAAAATGCTACCAACTGGGATAAAGGCTCTGTACCCTGCGGTAACGACCAAGTTGTGTTTTTAGCTCAGAGGAAAGTATCAGTGTATGTCGAAACGGCTCACACTATCGCTGGAATGAGCTTGCCGGTGGATGGAGAGCTGATTCTGGCATCCGGCGCTGGGTTTACTGTAAGAGAGGGTGGAGATCCTGGTTGTGGATCTGGGGTCACGGCACACTTTAAAGACCCAGAATCTCTGAAATGGTTCGATCCATCGATGTGGGTGGCTGCGACCACTATCGACGATCTGCACAGAGGTACATATCAGTTTTCAGTCCACGAGGAGAGTGTCCCGTGCCAGTATGACGACGTGGTATTTCGAGAGGGCACCTCATTCCGTGTGGACCTTTCATCTGATCATGACGTGCCCGTGaagagtgtgtctgtgtttgggaAAAAGTTCACCAGCAGCTTTGAGTTTTCTCAGTACCTGACGTCCAATTCTGGCAAGCTGCAGTTCCATGGCTCCTCAACCCTTAAAGTTGGTAGTTCAGGCTGTGACGATAACACGGGATGCATCTGTGATAACTCCGGAAATCGAGACAAGATCTGCTCAAATGTGAAATGCGATTCATTGGAGTGCAAGAAACCCCTGCACCCGGTGGGACACTGCTGCGATGTTTGTGGTGCCATCGTGAACGTTGAGTTCTCTTCGAGCTTCAACTTTGAGTCGTATCGCCAGCGGCTGCAGCACCTCTTTCTCAATCAGCATAAGTATGAATCGACACAGATGGCCATGTCGAAGGTGTCAAAAGAGCAGAGGCTGCTGCGAGTGATTCCTTTCGGAGCCACTCAGGAGATTCAAGTGGTGCTTCTGGATCAGAAGACAGGTCAGGATGCCGGGAAGCTGGCTGAAGCTCTCGCTCGAGACGTAGTGCGGGATGTGCACAACCACGGCTTGAACTTCGGCATCACCAGCGCAGAGTTTCAGGCGTCATCAGGGGCGAGCAGCAGCGAGGCGGCTGGAAACAGTGCAGGGGTCGTGGTGGGCGCAGTGCTGGGCTCCCTGCTTGGAGTGGGTTTACTTGCAGTTGTTGTGTTGCTTTACCGTCGTGGCATTGTTAAGATACCCAGAATACCTAGCATCCCCTCGTTTACCAAATGGAAGAACAGTAGTGACATTGGGGAGCTTGGCGGCACCTTGGACCAGGGCTTTGACAACCCCATGTTTGACAAACCGACTATGATGCCTGAGGAACCAGGGCTGTACGGGACAGAGATGACAAACTCAATAACCCTAACTCAGTCAGGAGTGCATTTCGTAAATCCTGTTTACGATGAAACCGATTTTAGTGCATGA